In Leptolyngbya subtilissima AS-A7, the genomic window CCTTGGCGATGTCTTAATTGCTCTGCCTGCTATTCAAGCGCTGACGGCATCTCACCCACAGGCCCACATGACGGTGCTGACCTTTGCGCCGGGGGACAGTTTGCTGCATCACCACCCCCAGGTGCATCGGGTTTTGCGGGCTCCAGCGGGCCAAGCGCGGCAGGCCGTGGCAGAGGCGCTGCGATCGCCCTACGACTTGGTGGTGACCGACACCACCTACGACGGCATTGCCGATCTGGTGTGCCAGAGTGGGGCACCGCAAACGGTGACGAACCTGTGGCGAAACCCACCGTCAGACCAAGGAGTGAGCGATCGCATGCTCCAGATCCTTCAGCACGAAGGCCTGATTACGGCCGCCGCTAGGGAACACCGCCATCCCCGTCTGTACCCTACTGCTGAGGAATGCGATCGGGTGCAGGCCCAGTTACGCTCCCTTAGGCATCCCCGAATTGCTCTCTACCCTGATGCGGGCATGGCCATCAAGCAGTGGTCACCCGATCAATTTGTGGCCCTGGGCCGGTTGCTGCACCAGCGCTATGGGGCCAGCCTGATTGTGCCAGCGGGCGCTGACCCCAAGCAGGCCCAGGCGATCGTCGATCAGCTTGAGGACGCGACCCTCTGGCCTAGGGGATCGCTGCGCGATCTGGCGGCGCTCTTTGCTCAGCTAGATTGCATAGTGGCCGTCGATACCGGCCCGGCCCGCATCGCTGCTGCCGTGGGCACTCCCACTGTCACTCTGTTTGGCCCGGCCTGGCAGGGTCGCTATGGTCAGCCTGCCCCTCACATCAATTTGCAGGGCTATTCCTCTTGTCCAGAACGCAACATCGCCAACTTTACCGAGCAGGCCTGCTGGTATAGCGGCACCTGTCCCTTTGTTTGGGATACCTGCGTCAATTTGATAGCTCCAGAGCAGGTTGCAGGGGCGATCGATGAAATTTTGGGACTCGGGAATGAGGGGGCGCGAAGTGCCGAGTTTGTCCTGGTTAAAGGGGGGAATGACTCAGTAAACGCTTCAGACCGGATAGGCTCCCCAAATCTCTCAGTGCAGAGGAACTTTGAAAACTGTAGCTCCTCGCAGACTATACCCAAGGCGTTGGGCGAGGTGGGGACCGGTGGCAACCACGTCGCCCAACGCCCAAACCTCAACGCTTCTCCTATAGATATGCTGCGCGTTGGCGAATCCAGTTGGCAGAATTCACCACCAGTCTCACTCCCTAACCCCCACCCCCTACCCTTCTCCCCCTGGCTGAACGCTCGCAACCTGCTCGTTCTCCGGCTCGACAACATTGGCGACGTGCTCATGACAGCGCCAGCGCTCCAGGCCATTAAGGAAACCAGTCCCTACACGCGCTTGACCCTAATGGCTAGCCCGGCTGGGGCAATGGCTGGGCCGCTGTTGCCCTGGGTCGATGACGTGCTGCCCTGGCGTGTTTTGTGGCAGGCGCTGGGCCAGCCCCCAGGGGATGTGGAGCAAGACTGGGCTCTGATCGACACCCTCAAGTCGCGTCAGTTTGACGGGGCAATTATTTTCACCAGTTTTAAGCAAAGCCCGCATCCGGCCGCCCTAATTTGCCAGATAGCGGGCATTCCTCTGCGGCTGGGCGCGTCGCAGGAAACGGGGGAATGTCTCACCCAACGCATTGCTGATCTTCCCAGCGACCTGCACCAAGTGGAGCGGAATTTGCGACTGGTGGAGACTGCTGGATTTGAGGTGCAAAATCGCCACCTTTCGATCGCCATTCCTCCGTCTGCCCGTGTCCCTGCCGTTCCCTACCTGCTGCT contains:
- a CDS encoding glycosyltransferase family 9 protein; translation: MTQILFIELLGGLGDVLIALPAIQALTASHPQAHMTVLTFAPGDSLLHHHPQVHRVLRAPAGQARQAVAEALRSPYDLVVTDTTYDGIADLVCQSGAPQTVTNLWRNPPSDQGVSDRMLQILQHEGLITAAAREHRHPRLYPTAEECDRVQAQLRSLRHPRIALYPDAGMAIKQWSPDQFVALGRLLHQRYGASLIVPAGADPKQAQAIVDQLEDATLWPRGSLRDLAALFAQLDCIVAVDTGPARIAAAVGTPTVTLFGPAWQGRYGQPAPHINLQGYSSCPERNIANFTEQACWYSGTCPFVWDTCVNLIAPEQVAGAIDEILGLGNEGARSAEFVLVKGGNDSVNASDRIGSPNLSVQRNFENCSSSQTIPKALGEVGTGGNHVAQRPNLNASPIDMLRVGESSWQNSPPVSLPNPHPLPFSPWLNARNLLVLRLDNIGDVLMTAPALQAIKETSPYTRLTLMASPAGAMAGPLLPWVDDVLPWRVLWQALGQPPGDVEQDWALIDTLKSRQFDGAIIFTSFKQSPHPAALICQIAGIPLRLGASQETGECLTQRIADLPSDLHQVERNLRLVETAGFEVQNRHLSIAIPPSARVPAVPYLLLNPWASCPSRMYDLERFAIAARTLADKTGWPVVVTGTAKDRAAAASLLDTLGPHAIDLIGQTSLEDLVALVAQARLLLSNNTSTMHIADATQTPSVILFAGTELERQWQPRQTRAQLLRRPTPCSPCYAFTCPYELECLDIAPENVVAAGLALLNLDV